From Paracoccus aminovorans, one genomic window encodes:
- a CDS encoding SAM-dependent methyltransferase: MEGYYVVRILDAFHSAGLLDHLSAGATVDALSAKFGYERDRLAALLDYLSLRSDVVKKTALGYHVATEDPETQFALHLLDQYVGAYGPCLEALSDILGGRVDGGALVDRARHAAAFARADRSQADLDTLRLLSELRINNLVDLGCSTAGLMIEYALRNPEARCIGIDCSEPAIEEAQRRIARSGLSGQVRAVEGDLSEVDGLLSVEERDAVECVIATNVANAYFSDPDGTEIDAWFATLKTAFPRRIMLLGDYFGSLGHPLDDASARARGLFHDVAQLLSGQGIPPGSLVKWTEVLERNGCTIIRSFEGEGGDMRRFILLYQL; this comes from the coding sequence CGCCCTCTCAGCTAAATTTGGCTATGAGCGCGACCGCCTTGCCGCGCTGCTCGACTACTTGTCCTTGCGAAGCGATGTCGTCAAGAAGACAGCGTTAGGCTATCACGTTGCCACAGAAGATCCGGAAACTCAGTTCGCGCTGCATCTGCTCGACCAGTATGTAGGGGCCTACGGTCCTTGCCTGGAAGCGCTGTCAGACATTCTGGGTGGAAGAGTCGATGGCGGTGCTCTTGTAGATCGGGCCCGGCATGCAGCAGCATTTGCCCGCGCCGATCGAAGCCAAGCGGACCTCGATACCTTGCGGCTGCTCAGTGAGCTTCGCATCAACAACCTGGTCGATCTGGGCTGCAGTACAGCAGGCCTTATGATCGAGTATGCATTGCGCAATCCCGAGGCGCGCTGCATTGGCATTGATTGCAGCGAGCCCGCCATCGAAGAGGCACAGAGGCGCATTGCCAGAAGCGGCCTATCCGGCCAGGTGCGCGCGGTCGAGGGTGATCTGAGCGAAGTCGATGGGTTGCTAAGCGTGGAAGAGCGCGATGCGGTGGAATGTGTCATCGCAACGAACGTTGCCAATGCCTACTTCAGCGATCCCGATGGCACTGAGATCGACGCATGGTTTGCCACGTTAAAGACTGCGTTCCCCCGCCGCATCATGCTGCTCGGCGACTATTTCGGGAGCCTCGGCCATCCACTGGACGATGCTAGCGCGAGAGCACGCGGGCTGTTTCATGACGTCGCCCAGTTGCTGTCCGGCCAAGGAATTCCGCCTGGCAGTCTGGTAAAGTGGACAGAGGTGCTCGAGCGCAATGGATGCACTATAATACGATCTTTCGAAGGCGAGGGTGGCGATATGAGGCGCTTTATTCTTCTCTATCAGCTGTAA